From a single Aspergillus puulaauensis MK2 DNA, chromosome 2, nearly complete sequence genomic region:
- a CDS encoding GPI anchored serine-threonine rich family protein (COG:S;~EggNog:ENOG410PSZ4;~InterPro:IPR018466;~PFAM:PF10342;~SECRETED:SignalP(1-20)) produces MYFLKPLIATWACLAQVSLAGVAFTKWPTTAYTGKPSTVYYQGDPDSPATITLRHGPSGNLKTLKVLTTQAEGGSYTWVPDEDLPAGPNYALQIEQDGSINYTGLLKIANRPDQKPARPSASQNTPLPSDSNTPLSGGKTVQKGNNGYLPILNGSSTDTTITSNKGATTESNDGATSRYISPEMMLAALAATVYFAA; encoded by the exons ATGTATTTCCTGAAGCCTCTTATCGCGACCTGGGCGTGTTTGGCCCAAGTCAGTTTGGCAGGTGTGGCGTTCACGAAGTGGCCAACTACCGCGTACACTGGAAAGCCATCCACAGTGTATTATCAGGGCGACCCGGACTCT cccGCAACAATTACCCTGCGGCATGGACCTTCTGGCAACCTCAAGACCCTCAAAGTCCTCACCACGCAGGCAGAAGGAGGCTCGTACACATGGGTCCCTGACGAAGATCTCCCTGCTGGCCCCAACTATGCATTGCAGATCGAACAAGATGGCAGTATCAATTACACCGGTCTTCTGAAGATTGCGAATCGACCCGATCAGAAACCTGCGCGGCCGTCAGCTTCCCAGAACACACCCCTTCCATCTGACAGCAACACTCCTCTCAGTGGTGGGAAAACCGTTCAAAAAGGCAACAATGGCTATCTCCCTATTCTTAACGGCTCAAGCACCGATACCACCATTACTTCAAACAAAGGTGCAACAACCGAATCCAACGATGGTGCCACTTCCAGATACATTTCCCCCGAGATGATGCTGGCTGCGTTGGCCGCCACCGTCTATTTTGCTGCTTGA
- a CDS encoding uncharacterized protein (COG:S;~EggNog:ENOG410Q24R): protein MRSDGSAVLAKTGESSSERKVETVRAHSATTSSRGSQRRYYRSLDLDPEPDPEPYISVPNITDTRESLEMTRLEALHTLDTCRQVIASLELTRLRKSRSGLCHWMAFWERLYDRSFANVLSSRVMAALYKVDALFRAVSFDLHQLAQKTELAIASASSEKEILHILERMEDEVGIRRRRRRRKAQHILQKMRANIEAIPVKVGDELFDDMKRGVFALDVFGDYHPGDERAEQTERTWSQPFLDQPVGLVAVSPYLYRQWRESAVSDSTSMPLTTYSSNPRWTDSVGWVDNGRGPSM from the coding sequence ATGCGTTCGGATGGATCAGCAGTTTTAGCGAAGACTGGGGAGTCTTCGTCTGAGCGAAAGGTCGAAACTGTTCGAGCGCACTCAGCAACCACGTCGAGTCGCGGATCGCAACGGCGCTATTATCGTTCTTTAGACCTGGACCCAGAGCCTGACCCAGAGCCATACATATCTGTCCCAAATATAACAGATACTCGAGAGTCGTTAGAAATGACCCGACTTGAGGCGCTGCACACCCTCGATACATGCCGCCAAGTAATTGCGTCCCTCGAGTTGACAAGACTGCGCAAATCTCGCAGCGGATTATGTCATTGGATGGCATTTTGGGAGCGACTATATGATCGGTCATTCGCGAATGTCTTGTCGTCCCGAGTCATGGCGGCATTATACAAAGTTGATGCATTGTTTCGTGCTGTGTCCTTTGACCTCCACCAGCTTGCGCAGAAGACAGAGCTTGCCATCGCCAGCGCTTCGtctgagaaggagattctCCATATTCTCGAGAGAATGGAAGACGAAGTTGGTATacggcggcgacgaagaCGCAGAAAAGCTCAACATATCCTCCAAAAAATGCGCGCCAATATCGAGGCGATTCCAGTCAAAGTCGGTGATGAGCTCTTCGACGACATGAAACGGGGTGTATTTGCCTTGGACGTCTTTGGAGATTACCACCCAGGAGACGAGAGAGCGGAGCAAACCGAAAGAACGTGGTCTCAACCTTTCCTTGACCAACCTGTTGGACTGGTTGCAGTTTCTCCATACCTCTACCGACAATGGCGCGAATCCGCAGTTTCGGATAGCACTTCCATGCCTTTGACCACGTATAGTTCCAATCCCCGCTGGACGGACTCTGTGGGATGGGTGGATAATGGGCGGGGTCCCTCTATGTGA
- a CDS encoding putative bZIP transcription factor (COG:S;~EggNog:ENOG410PKHS;~InterPro:IPR004827;~PFAM:PF00170,PF03131,PF07716;~go_function: GO:0003700 - DNA-binding transcription factor activity [Evidence IEA];~go_process: GO:0006355 - regulation of transcription, DNA-templated [Evidence IEA]) — protein sequence MARFSQPAFDFYHQHPSTLDAKPSSTSYLEEDDMSVLDDKILDSTSDLTSADHRRHSYEQGADAFQHRDSVWSDFSHSASSTQSRHSSQVGHPFFESTPNPFMRMDGLPYGQPQTWAISKDSGSCTPSAMYEPYPADMENTSVAPFAGGAVGPVNTVSMPSMSYRQHMGFAPPGAVAMSPQSSQGWMPAATDMHDPGSRPKASPTYRNSSPLSVRRDGIRKKNARFEIPAERTLSNIDHLISQSTNEEEIKELKQQKRLLRNRQAALDSRQRKKLHTEKLEEEKKHFTQAITDLEEEVQNMRLREGDLIREKNEWIAAQQEITQYINTMHMEKDELIRVHTLETAELRKKNNILKETVEKLERHARSNVPTEFSDFENLTMESSPWEDFTMVNSLSLDTNHGPAAQPSQSMVVAANEKAPEKPANEYPFSWNAFYMCLLFGAFIASNSTSVPARSLPHLSEEYRAESANVLKAVLSSSPPELAHSSTNQPAVPSSSVGSLPTTITGAEMAQMTGSTATSNLDELHNSLAMPTKEQEQEQVFALNAEQYNSLTTFDETGAGYKSQQTSNLQQALAAMRGNAAQTRVPQKATSDVYSRSLMWDRVPEKVIQDFRRMVQEYGATPARGDAPGFA from the exons ATGGCAAGATTTTCTCAACCAGCCTTTGACTTTTATCATCAGCACCCTTCTACCTTGGACGCGAAGCCTTCGTCAACATCATacctggaagaggacgatATGAGCGTACTAGACGACAAGATCCTTGACTCTACCTCCGATCTCACATCTGCCGACCACCGGAGACATTCATACGAACAAGGCGCAGACGCTTTCCAACATCGAGATTCAGTCTGGTCCGACTTCTCACATTCAGCATCCAGCACACAGTCCCGTCACAGTTCGCAAGTAGGCCATCCTTTTTTTGAGTCTACGCCGAACCCTTTCATGAGAATGGACGGACTTCCGTACGGCCAGCCTCAAACGTGGGCGATTTCCAAAGACTCCGGCTCATGTACACCCTCTGCTATGTATGAGCCCTACCCCGCCGATATGGAAAACACTTCGGTCGCACCCTttgctggtggtgccgtGGGCCCGGTAAATACCGTCAGTATGCCATCGATGTCTTATCGTCAACATATGGGTTTCGCACCACCGGGCGCAGTTGCCATGTCACCGCAGTCAAGTCAGGGCTGGATGCCGGCCGCGACAGACATGCATGACCCAGGCTCGCGACCAAAAGCCAGCCCCACCTATCGGAATAGCTCGCCTCTTAGCGTTCGCCGTGATGGCATTCGAAAGAAGAACGCTCGCTTCGAGATTCCCGCTGAACGGACACTGAGCAATATCGATCATCTGATTAGCCAGTCCACCAACGaggaggagatcaaggagTTGAAGCAACAAAAGCGCTTGCTGAGGAATCGTCAGGCCGC TTTGGATTCTCGACAGCGCAAGAAGCTTCACACCGAGAAacttgaggaggagaagaaacattTCACCCAAGCCATAACCGAccttgaggaggaggtgcaAAATATGAGACTGCGCGAAGGAGATCTCATTCGCGAGAAGAACGAGTGGATTGCTGCACAGCAAGAAATTACCCAgtacatcaacaccatgcaTATGGAGAAAGATGAACTTATTCGGGTTCACACCTTGGAGACGGCTGAGCTTCGAAAGAAGAACAATATCCTCAAAGAGACTGTGGAAAAGCTGGAGCGTCACGCCAGATCTAATGTTCCCACCGAGTTCTCCGACTTCGAAAACCTGACTATGGAGAGCAGTCCTTGGGAAGACTTTACCATGGTCAACAGTCTATCTTTGGACACGAACCACGGGCCCGCCGCTCAGCCATCGCAGTCCATGGTTGTCGCTGCAAATGAGAAGGCTCCTGAAAAGCCGGCTAACGAGTATCCCTTCAGCTGGAATGCTTTCTACATGTGTTTGCTTTTCGGTGCTTTCATCGCTTCTAACAGCACTTCCGTTCCTGCGCGTTCTCTTCCTCATTTATCTGAGGAATATCGCGCAGAGTCTGCGAATGTCCTCAAGGCCGTCCTatcttcgtcgccgccaGAGCTTGCGCACTCATCGACCAACCAGCCAGCTgttccctcctcttctgttGGTTCGCTTCCTACTACCATTACTGGTGCCGAGATGGCTCAGATGACTGGGTCAACGGCCACCTCGAACCTAGACGAGCTCCACAACTCTCTCGCGATGCCAACTAAGGAGCAAGAACAAGAGCAAGTTTTTGCTCTCAACGCTGAGCAGTATAACTCGTTGACTACGTTTGACGAGACAGGCGCCGGGTACAAGTCTCAGCAGACCTCGAATCTCCAGCAGGCCTTGGCCGCGATGAGAGGTAATGCTGCGCAGACCAGGGTGCCTCAAAAAGCTACCTCTGATGTGTACTCCCGGTCACTCATGTGGGACCGCGTTCCTGAAAAGGTAATTCAAGACTTTCGACGAATGGTTCAGGAATATGGCGCTACCCCCGCCCGAGGAGACGCCCCAGGTTTTGCCTAA
- a CDS encoding tetratricopeptide repeat protein (COG:S;~EggNog:ENOG410PHQU;~InterPro:IPR011990,IPR006597;~PFAM:PF08238;~go_function: GO:0005515 - protein binding [Evidence IEA]): protein MPLRDILHKKDRLNSSDNQYATSTIDTHENSVPEIRFVRSDTTTQDIIIPPSHQDDESYLASARPSSSSSHRKSLNPFHRSRSPSESGELASPTRPRGERRLSHLLRRDRRGSSASANIPSDLPQIEPNICDEQDREAQWEKRATFLAQHSPQPGSSPGHSPAPSIGLGSDSIRPQSRSSSHSRINDPQGDVNIQEAIRLHEAGDLELSTSMFGRLADPNGANNALSQVLYGLALRHGWGCTPDLEKAIIYLSAAASNSASIEAEALAAGLKKGGAAKGELILAIFELGNCFRNGWGVKKDPAAARQYFETAANLGDADAMNEIAWCYLEGFGGKKDKFAAAKYYRLAEGQGNKIVGNSWIWKDKYNPK from the exons ATGCCGTTGCGCGATATCCTCCACAAGAAAGACAGGCTTAACAGCTCCGACAATCAATATGCCACAAGCACGATAGACACTCATGAAAACTCCGTACCTGAGATCAGATTCGTCCGCTCGGACACCACCACTCAGGATATCATCATCCCACCAAGCCACCAGGATGATGAAAGCTATCTAGCCTCAGCGCggccatcctcttcctcctcgcatCGGAAATCGCTGAATCCATTCCATCGCTCGAGGTCTCCCTCTGAATCGGGGGAATTAGCATCGCCGACACGCCCGCGGGGAGAAAGACGGTTGTCGCATTTGTTGCGTCGTGATCGGCGAGGTTCCTCGGCTTCCGCCAACATTCCATCGGACCTTCCGCAGATAGAACCCAATATTTGCGACGAGCAGGATCGGGAAGCTCAATGGGAGAAGCGAGCAACTTTCCTTGCGCAGCATAGCCCGCAACCTGGATCATCACCTGGTCATTCGCCTGCTCCCTCAATAGGCCTTGGTTCGGACAGTATACGACCTCAGTCTCGGAGTTCCAGCCATAGTCGGATCAACGATCCGCAAGGCGAT GTTAATATCCAAGAAGCCATCCGACTGCATGAAGCTGGTG ATTTGGAGCTGTCAACAAGCATGTTTGGCCGACTAGCGGACCCGAATGGTGCCAATAATGCGCTTAGCCAGGTGCTTTACGGCCTTGCGTTGAG GCATGGCTGGGGCTGCACCCCAGACCTCGAAAAGGCGATAATATATCTTTCGGCTGCAGCGTCAAACTCAGCGTCGATCGAGGCCGAAGCTCTCGCGGCAGGCCTCAAGAAAGGCGGCGCCGCTAAGGGCGAGCTTATCCTAGCTATTTTCGAATTGGGAAACTGCTTTCGCAACGGCTGGGGTGTCAAGAAGGACCCAGCAGCGGCACGGCAGTACTTTGAAACAGCTGCCAACCTGggcgatgcagatgccatGAATGAAATTGCCTGGTGCTATCTCGAGGGATTCGGAggcaagaaagacaaa TTTGCGGCCGCTAAATACTACCGATTGGCTGAGGGACAAGGAAACAAGATTGTGGGAAATTCTTG gATTTGGAAAGACAAATACAACCCGAAATAA
- the noc4 gene encoding ribosome biosynthesis protein NOC4 (BUSCO:EOG09261RWU;~COG:J;~EggNog:ENOG410PFB4;~InterPro:IPR016024,IPR005612,IPR027193;~PFAM:PF03914;~TransMembrane:3 (o309-327i361-380o386-406i);~go_process: GO:0042254 - ribosome biogenesis [Evidence IEA]) — protein MPAITDKPVASKKRKSSKENGVPTSKRRAVAEIESAESMAKIQQLEDQISESRKHYNNIVTLISMLSDGESESNPNLAVAVSLCRVFSRLIAGGNLTEPERAAENEKIVVAWLRERCREYQRLLDSIMRKGDASSQITALTLAMRILNERATHIPGDDTQAWTSGIFRNIFEAIIEGRDGQALRSEFLEKFLKVYEDVKYYTFMQVAEYAATARSTEILEILVTILSTCDNVPGPDYKFLSFYSKASKENKKVVSINSHKKRAQDAWLAVLRNNLSQPLRKTLLRIMVHHIEPWFNRPELLMDFLTDSYNGGGATSLLALSGLFYLIQEKNLDYPQFYPKLYSLLDAELLHSKHRSRFFRLLNTFLTSTHLPATLVASFIKRLSRLSLNAPPAAIVAIVPFIYNLFKNHPTCTFMLHRAIRDKELQAEIEAEGMEDPFDPEEPDPDRTGALDSCLWEIETLQSHYHPNVASIARIISEQFTKHSYNLEDFLDYTYQGMVQAELGTGEKPLKKIPVVEYQIPKRIFTDRLLEEDGGVDTAQGSLLRTLWDFS, from the exons ATGCCTGCAATTACCGATAAGCCAGTCGCCTCCAAAAAGCGAAAGAGCTCCAAGGAAAATGGTGTTCCGACCTCGAAGCGTCGTGCCGTCGCAGAAATTGAGAGCGCAgagtcgatggcgaagatccAGCAACTAGAAGATCAAATATCCGAGTCCAGGAAACACTACAATAACATCGTGACGCTTATATCGATGCTCAGCGATGGAGAATCAGAGTCGAATCCGAATTTGGCCGTGGCAGTGTCGCTTTGTCGAGTTTTCAGCAGATTGATTGCTGGTGGAAATTTGACAGAGCCGGAACGCGCCGCAGAGAATGAAAAGATCGTTGTGGCATGGCTTAGGGAACGCTGCCGGGAATATCAGAGACTGCTGGATTCTATTATGCGCAAGGGTGACGCTTCATCCCAG ATTACTGCCTTGACCCTAGCTATGCGCATCCTCAACGAACGTGCTACACATATCCCCGGTGATGATACCCAGGCCTGGACGTCTGGTATATTCCGCAACATTTTTGAAGCCATAATTGAGGGTAGAGATGGGCAGGCCTTGCGGTCAGAATTCCTCGAAAAGTTTCTAAAGGTCTATGAAGATGTCAAGTACTATACATTCATGCAAGTTGC TGAATATGCAGCCACGGCAAGGAGCACTGAGATTCTCGAAATCCTAGTCACAATCCTGTCAACATGCGACAACGTTCCCGGTCCTGATTACAAGTTCTTGTCCTTCTACAGTAAGGCTagcaaagaaaacaagaaggTCGTCTCAATCAACTCCCACAAGAAACGCGCTCAAGACGCATGGCTAGCCGTCCTTCGAAACAATCTCTCCCAACCTCTACGCAAgaccctcctccgcatcatgGTTCACCACATTGAGCCGTGGTTCAATCGCCCAGAACTCCTCATGGATTTCCTCACAGATTCCTATAATGGCGGTGGCGCCACATcactcctcgccctctccgGTCTCTTCTACCTGATTCAAGAAAAGAACCTAGACTACCCACAATTCTACCCAAAACTATACTcccttctcgacgccgaGCTCCTCCACTCAAAGCATCGATCACGCTTTTTCCGTCTCCTAAACACTTTCCTCACCTCAACCCATCTTCCCGCAACCCTTGTCGCAAGCTTCATTAAGCGCCTCTCCCGATTGTCCCTCAACGCACCCCCAGCTgccatcgtcgccatcgtcccATTCATTTATAACCTCTTCAAGAACCACCCCACCTGCACGTTCATGCTCCACCGCGCAATCCGCGACAAGGAACTACAAGCCGAAATAGAAGCAGAAGGCATGGAGGACCCGTTTGACCCAGAGGAGCCGGACCCAGACCGCACCGGCGCGCTCGACAGTTGTTTGTGGGAAATCGAGACCCTCCAGTCCCACTATCATCCAAACGTAGCATCCATTGCTCGCATTATATCCGAACAGTTCACGAAGCATAGTTACAATCTGGAGGATTTCCTGGATTACACCTACCAGGGTATGGTACAGGCGGAGTTAGGGACGGGAGAAAagccgctgaagaagatccctGTCGTGGAATACCAAATACCGAAACGAATATTCACTGATCGCCTGTtagaggaggatggcggtGTGGATACGGCTCAGGGTAGTCTTCTGCGGACTTTGTGGGATTTCTCATAA
- the atp4 gene encoding F1F0 ATP synthase subunit 4 (BUSCO:EOG09264PE5;~COG:C;~EggNog:ENOG410PJIQ;~InterPro:IPR013837,IPR008688;~PFAM:PF05405;~go_component: GO:0000276 - mitochondrial proton-transporting ATP synthase complex, coupling factor F(o) [Evidence IEA];~go_function: GO:0015078 - proton transmembrane transporter activity [Evidence IEA];~go_process: GO:0015986 - ATP synthesis coupled proton transport [Evidence IEA]), with the protein MASRLAKSAIGVTRLRPTLPSRNVAAITANLSATRSASNVPTEDPKQKAQSILDAIPGNSLVSKTAILSATAGLSVAAISNELYVMNEETVAAFCLLSVFTAVAKYGGPAYREWAEGQVQKHKDILNAARADHTNAVQQRMDNVKELSGVVDLTKQLFAVSKETAQLEAQAYELEQRTALATEAKQVLDSWVRYEGQVKQRQQRELAESVIGKIQKELENPKTLQQILSQSVSDVERIMSSKAQ; encoded by the exons ATGGCTTCGCGTTTGGCTAAGAGCGCCATTG GCGTCACCCGGCTGCGGCCGACCCTTCCTTCGCGCAACGTCGCTGCCATCACGGCCAACCTCTCCGCAACTCGCTCTGCTTCCAACGTCCCTACCGAAGACCCCAAGCAGAAGGCTCAGTCTATCCTCGATGCCATCCCCGGAAACTCGCTGGTCTCCAAGACCGCCATCCTCTCTGCCACCGCCGGTCTTTCTGTCGCCGCCATCAGCAACGAGCTCTACGTGATGAACGAGGAAACCGTTGCCGCCTTCTGTTTGCTCAGCGTTTTCACCGCTGTTGCCAAGTACGGTGGCCCTGCTTACCGCGAGTGGGCTGAGGGTCAGGTTCAGAAGCACAAGGACATCCTGAACGCTGCCCGTGCCGACCACACCAACGCCGTTCAGCAGCGCATGGACAACGTTAAAGAGCTctctggtgttgttgacCTCACCAAGCAACTCTTTGCTGTTTCCAAG GAAACCGCCCAGCTTGAGGCTCAGGCCTACGAACTTGAGCAGCGTACCGCTCTTGCAACTGAGGCCAAGCAGGTCCTTGACTCGTGGGTTCGCTACGAGGGTCAGGTcaagcagcgccagcagcgTGAACTCGCTGAGAGCGTCATTGGCAAGATCCAGAAGGAGCTCGAGAACCCCAAGACTCTTCAGCAGATCCTCAGCCAGAGCGTTTCTGACGTTGAGC GCATCATGTCCTCCAAGGCCCAGTAA
- a CDS encoding uncharacterized protein (COG:S;~EggNog:ENOG410PWJW;~InterPro:IPR031398;~PFAM:PF17078;~go_process: GO:0048309 - endoplasmic reticulum inheritance [Evidence IEA];~go_process: GO:0051028 - mRNA transport [Evidence IEA]), with protein sequence MPSITRFGRAKKSPKPDLENANSATRVLAPSEPFQAPRISLLHVETELNMSQYNGLFEGESPDRQKGSGASENTMDTISPPPSYSNGSPNPTNGDATATEWSSAVGHAATGKSGRVIHNLQEDIARLTRECGVYRSRAEETQRINEAFKTQVQNMTDRLQNLEHANEISLHSLSRKEKKIEELRAELQRERDRRQQADNEKARFQGLMDEAQDDFHRKCAELQEIALHHQTQYDVLAKSGQRERADQQRRLKGIRDEFVALREKQDQANSEIGKLDTITAQKNREIEAAQKDFQTLFTQYEEYRRAHDEEVRGLIERGQQGEARFNATLASLKETEGHMKWVLQVKREVDGAE encoded by the exons ATGCCGAGCATAACCCGTTTTGGCCGGGCGAAAAAGTCACCTAAGCCAGACCTCGAGAATGCTAACTCCGCTACCCGGGTGCTAGCCCCATCAGAACCGTTTCAAGCTCCCCGTATCAGCTTGCTCCATGTCGAAACAGAGTTGAACATGTCACAGTACAATGGTTTGTTCGAGGGGGAGTCTCCAGACCGACAAAAGGGCTCTGGAGCCTCGGAGAATACAATGG ACACGATTAGTCCGCCGCCGAGCTATAGTAACGGGTCTCCCAATCCTACGAACGGTGACGCGACTGCAACGGAATGGTCCTCCGCTGTCGGGCATGCGGCTACTGGGAAATCAGGGCGTGTCATACACAATTTACAGGAGGACATTGCGCGCTTGACCCGTGAATGTGGTGTTTATCGCTCTCGCGCGGAGGAAACTCAACGGATAAACGAAGCTTTCAAGACGCAGGTGCAGAATATGACCGATCGCCTCCAGAACCTCGAACACGCGAACGAAATCAGCCTACATTCACTCTcaaggaaggagaaaaagatcgaggagctgcgCGCCGAGCTTCAGCGTGAAAGAGATCGACGACAGCAAGCGGACAATGAGAAAGCCAGGTTTCAAGGGTTGATGGATGAAGCACAGGACGATTTCCATCGGAAATGTGCCGAATTACAGGAAATCGCACTTCACCACCAAACTCAATATGACGTTCTGGCAAAATCTGGGCAGCGCGAACGTGCAGACCAACAGCGCAGGCTGAAAGGCATACGGGACGAATTCGTTGCATTGAGAGAAAAACAGGACCAGGCGAACTCGGAGATAGGGAAGTTGGATACTATTACGGCACAAAAGAATCGAGAAATCGAAGCCGCGCAAAAGGATTTCCAGACTTTATTCACGCAATATGAGGAATACAGGCGAGCCCACGATGAGGAAGTGAGGGGTTTGATTGAGCGAGGCCAGCAGGGCGAAGCGAGGTTCAACGCAACCCTCGCATCCTTGAAAGAAACCGAAGGGCATATGAAATGGGTCTTACAGGTCAAACGCGAGGTCGACGGCGCCGAATGA